A single window of Caldicellulosiruptor bescii DSM 6725 DNA harbors:
- a CDS encoding sugar ABC transporter substrate-binding protein produces the protein MKHIYKSKKTSKRSRAKIFWVIFLLIFVVAGIVILIAHIPDISKNEQKVFKPSKVRIGFAMGTLKEERWFKDRDILIAKAHEKGYEVEWVNANENDVEQINQVKYLLSKNINILIIVPNNYEKCSSAVNLAKKKGIKVISYDRLVKNSDIDVYVSFNNYKVGELMAKWLLKKVPYGNYVFLLGDPGDYNVQMIKEGYHKVLDSLIQKKQINSLLEKYCYNWRKEYAYNYVNNLLEEGKRIDAVLASNDSLAEGAIMALSEKRLAGSVPVTGQDADISACQRIVKGTQLMTVYKPIDKLVDLTLDIVDRLIKGKLLKPNYTINNGYKNVPTFFIDPIGVDKTNINDTVIKDNFHTWDEVYITK, from the coding sequence ATGAAACATATTTATAAAAGTAAAAAAACATCAAAAAGAAGTAGAGCTAAAATTTTTTGGGTTATTTTTTTGTTGATTTTTGTTGTAGCAGGCATTGTGATTTTAATTGCACATATTCCTGATATTTCTAAAAATGAACAGAAGGTTTTTAAACCATCAAAAGTGAGAATTGGCTTTGCAATGGGTACACTAAAGGAGGAAAGATGGTTCAAAGACAGGGACATCTTGATTGCAAAAGCACATGAAAAAGGATATGAGGTTGAATGGGTCAACGCAAATGAGAACGATGTTGAACAAATAAATCAGGTGAAATATCTTTTGAGCAAAAATATAAATATTTTGATTATTGTTCCTAACAACTATGAAAAATGTAGCAGTGCAGTAAATCTTGCTAAAAAGAAAGGAATAAAAGTTATAAGTTATGACAGACTTGTGAAAAACAGTGACATAGATGTATATGTCTCTTTTAACAATTACAAAGTAGGAGAGCTTATGGCAAAATGGCTTTTGAAAAAAGTTCCCTATGGAAACTACGTCTTTCTACTTGGTGACCCAGGGGATTATAACGTTCAGATGATAAAGGAAGGCTATCACAAAGTATTAGATTCACTTATTCAGAAAAAACAAATCAATAGTCTTTTAGAAAAATACTGTTATAACTGGAGAAAGGAATATGCATATAATTATGTCAATAACCTTTTAGAAGAGGGAAAAAGAATTGATGCAGTTTTAGCTTCTAACGATTCACTTGCTGAGGGTGCGATTATGGCACTTTCGGAAAAGCGGCTTGCTGGCAGTGTACCTGTTACAGGCCAGGATGCAGACATCTCAGCATGTCAAAGGATTGTCAAGGGCACTCAGCTTATGACTGTCTATAAGCCCATCGATAAGCTTGTTGACCTCACGCTTGATATAGTTGACAGGCTAATAAAAGGCAAACTTCTAAAGCCTAATTACACTATTAATAATGGTTACAAAAACGTTCCAACTTTTTTTATTGACCCAATAGGTGTTGACAAAACCAATATTAATGATACTGTTATAAAAGACAATTTTCATACATGGGATGAGGTATATATAACAAAGTAG
- a CDS encoding ImmA/IrrE family metallo-endopeptidase, with product MINRVYEIYELAGEKISYLPQQYNLKIDSKEKQIPKEIKLQIEQIVLEEREWLNIGESRGEEITECFENKGIRIIFEKFDMPDMFGVSALHDQKGCFIVINDDENIPEERKIFSIVHEYAHILFDRNQYRQVILQSTRRNIYEKIADKFAGYFLIPRKSLAKYSVLLKSQLSWNDLIYIKKDLRVSLKALLHVLNDYEYISDKEYQKWLKYLNMKGYTKKEPDPMPYFKKNTAHEKIVRMLFMKEQIGINKVAELLGVSVEEARESAKKWMMDEREG from the coding sequence TTGATAAACAGGGTGTATGAGATTTATGAACTTGCTGGTGAAAAGATTTCCTATCTTCCACAGCAGTATAATCTCAAAATAGATTCTAAGGAAAAGCAGATACCAAAGGAGATAAAACTTCAAATAGAACAGATAGTACTAGAAGAAAGAGAATGGTTAAACATTGGTGAAAGCAGAGGAGAGGAAATTACTGAATGTTTTGAAAATAAGGGAATAAGAATAATTTTTGAAAAATTTGATATGCCAGACATGTTTGGAGTGTCTGCTTTGCATGACCAAAAGGGTTGTTTTATAGTTATTAACGATGATGAGAACATTCCAGAAGAGAGAAAGATATTTAGTATTGTTCATGAGTATGCTCACATTTTATTTGACAGAAACCAATACAGACAAGTTATTCTACAGTCTACTCGCAGGAATATTTACGAAAAAATTGCTGACAAATTTGCAGGATATTTTTTGATTCCGCGGAAAAGTCTTGCTAAGTATTCCGTCTTACTCAAAAGTCAATTATCATGGAATGATCTCATATACATCAAAAAAGATTTGCGAGTAAGTTTAAAAGCTCTTTTGCATGTTTTGAACGACTATGAATATATCAGTGATAAAGAATATCAAAAATGGCTGAAATACTTGAACATGAAAGGTTACACTAAAAAAGAACCTGATCCAATGCCTTACTTCAAAAAAAATACTGCACATGAGAAGATAGTAAGGATGCTTTTTATGAAGGAACAGATAGGAATTAACAAGGTGGCAGAACTTCTTGGGGTTAGTGTTGAAGAAGCAAGAGAAAGCGCAAAGAAGTGGATGATGGATGAGAGAGAAGGTTAA
- a CDS encoding DUF3368 domain-containing protein, producing MGILCAAFEKGIISKKELKELIDEYRSNSGAYINKDIINEIIRIYHL from the coding sequence TTGGGTATTTTATGTGCTGCTTTTGAGAAGGGAATAATTAGCAAAAAAGAATTAAAAGAGTTAATAGATGAATATCGAAGCAATAGCGGTGCATATATAAACAAAGATATAATAAATGAAATAATAAGAATATATCACCTATAA
- a CDS encoding sensor histidine kinase gives MKFFSVQSKLLAFFFIIILSLLAIDILIQYNNSYIVSLVNETFETINTINTTKEEISLLNSNLQRYLISGDSDSMLSVYGSLNAIDEKLTALENKITTKEEYLYYTNLITIFEHLSKLTERLVIYKKGNLPLSKTYSEYLDFSKFLNVYLEKFSEQKIKFTMQIHHRSQKQLNDIRRINTLVILIWTLFASLLSIVFSNSFTTPIINLSKVANKIAHGNLEAQLPQYSSNDEVAVLYQSFSNMISNIKDMVKKLEEKAEIERMYAQQKIEAIKYRQALQEAELKNLQAQINPHFLFNTLNTILQIAMFENAKQTYEILLRTSSYLRYVVHNINRTVRLEDEIENVNNYMYIYRMRFGNKITLEIDVEDETKLLLMPCMILQPLVENAIVHGFKEKESGLIKIVARKVEENAEIVVWDNGRGIEEKILEDLKNFSFEDNKTTGIGLNNIAKRLSYFYGVERPLYIESNVEGGTKVIIKVPFITDYSKLPKNEVNTL, from the coding sequence ATGAAGTTTTTTTCTGTGCAGAGCAAGCTTCTTGCATTTTTCTTTATAATAATCTTGTCATTGCTTGCAATCGACATTTTAATCCAGTACAACAATAGTTACATTGTAAGTCTGGTAAACGAAACATTTGAAACAATAAATACAATCAATACAACCAAAGAAGAAATATCTTTGCTAAATTCTAATCTTCAAAGATATTTAATCTCTGGAGACTCTGATTCTATGCTCTCTGTCTATGGTTCTCTTAACGCAATTGACGAAAAACTAACAGCTCTTGAAAACAAAATTACAACAAAAGAAGAATATCTATACTATACAAACTTAATCACCATATTTGAACACCTTAGCAAGCTAACCGAACGACTTGTAATTTACAAGAAAGGAAATTTGCCACTTTCCAAAACTTATTCTGAATATCTTGATTTCTCAAAATTTTTAAATGTTTATCTTGAAAAATTTAGCGAACAGAAGATAAAATTCACAATGCAGATTCATCATAGATCACAAAAACAGTTAAATGACATAAGAAGAATCAATACACTGGTAATACTTATATGGACATTATTTGCCTCATTACTGAGCATAGTTTTCAGCAACAGTTTTACAACACCAATTATTAATCTCTCAAAGGTGGCAAATAAGATAGCACATGGTAACTTAGAAGCTCAGCTTCCACAATATTCTTCTAACGACGAAGTTGCAGTTTTGTACCAGTCTTTTTCTAACATGATTTCAAACATAAAAGATATGGTTAAAAAACTTGAGGAAAAAGCTGAAATTGAAAGAATGTATGCCCAACAAAAGATTGAAGCGATAAAATATAGGCAGGCATTGCAAGAAGCAGAGCTTAAGAACCTGCAAGCTCAGATAAACCCTCACTTTTTATTTAACACTTTAAACACAATTCTTCAGATAGCCATGTTTGAAAATGCAAAGCAGACATATGAAATTTTGCTCAGAACCTCAAGTTACTTAAGATACGTTGTTCATAATATAAACAGGACTGTAAGGTTAGAAGATGAAATAGAAAATGTCAATAATTACATGTATATATATCGCATGAGATTTGGTAACAAGATAACTCTTGAAATTGATGTTGAAGATGAGACAAAACTTTTACTTATGCCTTGCATGATACTTCAGCCACTTGTTGAAAATGCTATTGTGCATGGATTCAAAGAAAAAGAAAGCGGACTTATCAAGATTGTAGCACGCAAAGTTGAAGAAAACGCAGAGATTGTTGTGTGGGACAATGGAAGGGGCATCGAAGAAAAGATACTTGAAGACTTGAAAAACTTTTCATTTGAAGACAATAAAACAACTGGGATAGGGCTTAATAACATCGCAAAACGTCTTTCGTATTTTTACGGTGTTGAAAGACCTTTATATATAGAATCAAATGTTGAAGGTGGAACAAAAGTCATAATAAAAGTACCATTTATAACAGATTACTCAAAGCTTCCAAAAAATGAGGTGAATACTTTATGA
- a CDS encoding glycoside hydrolase family 30 protein, producing MHKTIACYVTAKDQDIPMQQVDNIKESTKIESSIVITIEPSTTFQEVIGFGGALTEAAAVNILSLLPHQQEEILRGYFDPKEGLGYKLCRIHMNSCDFCVDSYSCDDVEGDIELKHFNIERDKKMVIPLLKRIKEYCKDLKILVSPWSPPAWMKTNGDMCHGGKLKDEYKKTWARFFCKFIKAYKEEGIEIWAVTVQNEPMATQVWESCIYTAEEERDFVKYYLGPTLAEEGLGDVKILIWDHNKDIIYDRVKTILSDKEAAKFVWGVAFHWYGGDHFDQLKKIKEEFPDVNLVFTEGCQEGGVKLGSWELGERYAHEIIGDFNNYTIGFMDWNIVLDTVGGPNHVGNFCDAPIIVDKDQKKIYYQNACYYIGHFSKFIRPGAKVVKSSCSSSKLEVLAAKSQDDTLAVVVFNKNPEEIEFSIVIGDKIFSGKSPARSILTIVLEK from the coding sequence ATGCACAAAACAATTGCATGTTACGTAACAGCAAAAGATCAAGACATTCCGATGCAGCAAGTAGACAATATAAAAGAAAGCACAAAAATAGAAAGTAGTATTGTTATAACAATTGAGCCATCCACTACATTTCAAGAGGTAATAGGTTTTGGTGGGGCACTGACTGAAGCTGCTGCGGTAAATATACTGTCGCTTTTGCCACACCAGCAAGAAGAGATTTTAAGAGGGTACTTTGACCCAAAAGAGGGGCTTGGCTATAAGCTTTGTAGAATCCACATGAACAGCTGTGATTTTTGTGTTGATAGCTACAGCTGTGATGATGTTGAAGGTGACATAGAGCTAAAACACTTTAACATTGAACGAGACAAAAAGATGGTAATTCCTCTTTTAAAAAGGATAAAGGAGTATTGCAAAGACCTAAAAATTCTTGTTTCGCCATGGAGTCCGCCTGCATGGATGAAGACAAACGGTGATATGTGCCATGGTGGAAAGCTAAAGGATGAGTATAAAAAAACATGGGCAAGATTTTTCTGCAAATTCATAAAAGCATATAAAGAAGAAGGAATTGAGATATGGGCTGTGACAGTTCAAAATGAGCCTATGGCAACTCAAGTGTGGGAGTCGTGCATATACACAGCTGAAGAAGAAAGAGATTTTGTGAAGTATTATTTGGGGCCGACTCTTGCGGAAGAAGGACTGGGGGATGTAAAGATACTCATTTGGGATCACAACAAAGACATCATATATGACAGGGTAAAAACAATTTTGAGTGACAAAGAAGCTGCAAAATTTGTATGGGGAGTTGCATTCCACTGGTATGGAGGAGACCATTTTGACCAGCTCAAAAAAATAAAAGAAGAATTTCCTGATGTCAATTTGGTGTTTACCGAAGGTTGTCAGGAAGGTGGAGTGAAGCTTGGTTCTTGGGAGCTTGGAGAAAGGTATGCTCATGAGATAATTGGTGATTTTAATAACTACACAATTGGATTTATGGATTGGAATATTGTTCTTGACACAGTTGGAGGCCCCAATCATGTAGGAAACTTTTGCGACGCTCCAATAATAGTTGATAAAGACCAGAAAAAGATTTACTATCAAAATGCATGTTATTATATAGGGCATTTTTCTAAATTCATAAGGCCGGGAGCTAAAGTAGTCAAAAGTAGCTGTAGTAGTTCAAAACTTGAAGTTTTGGCAGCGAAGAGCCAGGACGATACTTTAGCAGTGGTTGTGTTTAATAAAAACCCAGAGGAAATAGAGTTTAGTATTGTCATTGGAGATAAAATATTCAGCGGAAAGTCTCCAGCAAGGTCTATATTGACCATTGTTCTGGAAAAGTAA
- a CDS encoding glycoside hydrolase family 88 protein, which translates to MQKYEKKHLDSFEKRLKSKSYIDTHDLGFLYTLSCVAGYKVTGDERAKDIAIEAARQLCTRYWEKPGVIQAWGAMDDPGQKGRIIIDCLMNLPLLYWASTQTGDKKFFDIARRHAQMTAENIVKKDASTFHTFYFDVETGKPLYGSTHQGYSDSSCWARGQAWGIYGFVLSYKYTRDWIFIDIAKKLLNYFLNRLPEDCVPYWDLVFTEGEQPRDSSAAAICACGILEMLKFLPLCDEYREYYENAAKNIVFSLSTKYLASQDLDSDGLLLHGVYNKPKNEGVDEHTIWGDYFFFEALVRFLQYWHEYW; encoded by the coding sequence ATACAAAAATATGAAAAAAAACATTTAGATAGCTTTGAAAAAAGACTCAAAAGTAAGAGCTACATAGACACCCACGATCTTGGATTTTTATATACTCTTTCGTGTGTTGCAGGCTACAAGGTAACAGGTGATGAAAGAGCAAAAGACATTGCTATAGAAGCGGCAAGACAGCTTTGTACAAGGTACTGGGAAAAACCTGGTGTAATTCAGGCGTGGGGTGCAATGGATGACCCTGGCCAAAAAGGTAGGATAATAATAGATTGTTTAATGAACCTTCCGCTTTTGTATTGGGCAAGCACGCAAACAGGGGATAAAAAGTTTTTTGATATAGCTCGCAGGCACGCACAAATGACTGCTGAAAATATAGTAAAAAAAGATGCTTCAACTTTTCATACTTTCTATTTTGATGTTGAAACAGGTAAGCCTTTGTACGGATCAACTCATCAAGGATATTCAGATAGTTCTTGCTGGGCAAGAGGACAGGCTTGGGGGATATATGGATTTGTGTTGAGTTATAAGTACACACGGGATTGGATTTTCATTGATATAGCGAAAAAACTTTTGAATTATTTTCTTAACAGATTGCCAGAAGACTGTGTGCCTTATTGGGATTTAGTTTTTACAGAAGGTGAGCAGCCAAGAGACAGCTCTGCAGCAGCAATTTGTGCATGTGGGATATTAGAGATGTTAAAGTTTTTACCACTTTGTGATGAGTACAGAGAGTATTATGAAAATGCAGCAAAAAATATAGTATTTTCGTTATCAACAAAGTACTTAGCATCTCAAGACCTGGACTCAGACGGTTTGCTTTTGCATGGTGTTTATAATAAACCGAAAAATGAAGGTGTGGATGAACACACAATATGGGGTGATTATTTCTTTTTCGAGGCATTGGTGAGATTTTTACAATACTGGCATGAATACTGGTAA
- a CDS encoding DUF72 domain-containing protein, which produces MNNVKIYIGTSGFSYSHWRGIFYPEKLPTSKMFEFYAMHFRTTEINSSFYRLPQEKTVLNWFNFSQADFVFSLKAPRTITHIKRFLDVEDEWKKFEDRVKLLKEKLGAILLQLPPSFKADEENVKRLLNFLDGKENFRFAIEFRHKSWFVDDIYDILRSKNIAFVIADSSRYPKEKIITANFAYIRFHGPKEMFSSSYSEDQLKNFAMDIKVYSEICEKIYVYFNNDFNGYAVENAKNLVKILENVL; this is translated from the coding sequence GTGAATAATGTAAAAATTTATATTGGCACATCTGGTTTTTCATATTCTCACTGGAGAGGTATATTTTATCCTGAAAAATTGCCAACATCTAAAATGTTTGAGTTTTATGCAATGCATTTTAGAACAACAGAAATTAATTCAAGTTTTTATAGGCTTCCTCAAGAAAAAACTGTCCTGAACTGGTTTAACTTTTCACAGGCTGACTTTGTTTTTTCCTTAAAAGCTCCCAGAACTATAACCCATATAAAAAGGTTTCTGGATGTTGAAGATGAGTGGAAAAAGTTTGAAGACAGAGTAAAATTGCTGAAAGAAAAGCTTGGAGCAATCTTGTTACAGTTACCACCAAGCTTTAAAGCTGATGAGGAAAATGTCAAAAGATTATTAAATTTCTTGGATGGCAAAGAAAATTTTAGATTTGCAATTGAATTTAGGCATAAAAGTTGGTTTGTAGATGATATATATGACATCTTAAGAAGCAAAAACATAGCATTTGTAATTGCGGATTCGAGTCGCTATCCAAAAGAAAAAATTATAACTGCTAATTTTGCATATATTCGATTTCATGGTCCAAAAGAAATGTTCTCTTCAAGTTATTCAGAAGATCAGCTTAAAAACTTTGCAATGGATATAAAGGTATATTCCGAGATCTGTGAAAAAATTTATGTATATTTTAATAACGATTTTAATGGCTACGCAGTAGAAAATGCCAAAAATTTAGTAAAGATTTTGGAAAATGTTTTATAA
- a CDS encoding helix-turn-helix domain-containing protein — translation MIAEKFNITPQYLSSLFKEKTGQNLSDYITHLRIEKAKLLLTQTNYSVNEIALKVGYIYPNSFINVFKKKVGLSPTKYRTLYSSQN, via the coding sequence TTGATTGCTGAAAAGTTTAATATAACTCCTCAGTATTTATCATCATTGTTTAAAGAAAAAACTGGTCAAAACCTAAGCGATTATATTACTCACCTGAGAATAGAAAAAGCTAAGCTATTGCTCACGCAAACCAACTATTCTGTAAATGAAATTGCTTTAAAAGTAGGATACATATACCCTAACAGTTTTATAAATGTCTTTAAGAAAAAGGTGGGACTTTCACCAACAAAGTACAGGACTCTTTATAGCTCTCAAAATTAA
- a CDS encoding helix-turn-helix domain-containing protein: MSLAKVIGNNIHALMKKQNVKIKQLADLIGVTRQTMTKYLEGEVIIDSEKLFKIAEFFGKPLDYFLENKHEEMAFYSGLMF, encoded by the coding sequence ATGTCATTAGCAAAGGTAATTGGGAATAACATACACGCTTTGATGAAAAAACAGAATGTAAAGATAAAGCAACTTGCGGATTTAATTGGAGTTACCAGGCAGACTATGACTAAATACCTTGAAGGTGAAGTAATTATTGATAGCGAGAAGCTTTTCAAAATAGCTGAATTTTTTGGAAAGCCTTTAGATTATTTTCTTGAAAACAAACATGAAGAAATGGCTTTTTATTCAGGGCTCATGTTTTAA
- a CDS encoding NPCBM/NEW2 domain-containing protein, with amino-acid sequence MNYEKLLKDYNNLKTENQKLKNDIALLKKKNEELQKKISSMPQLSYYDVLINGISTAQKVPFISYGGRRYVHFDSILKTFLNVGDMGYIFNDQAKRVEIGAFVKNKNGVWLSDLEYFNKEGSYYNFGFNATDVVINGKKFYKNIWWNYWADTAQKFRLNYKLHGKYTKLQFKYGVSDFSGKGSKGAVRIYGDNELLGEYTCELYDDPKSATVNITGVNYLTVEFESFPNGEGKIYMNICDPLLIP; translated from the coding sequence ATGAACTATGAAAAGCTTTTAAAAGATTATAATAATTTGAAAACCGAAAATCAGAAGCTAAAAAACGACATAGCCCTACTTAAAAAGAAAAATGAGGAGTTGCAAAAGAAAATATCATCTATGCCTCAACTATCCTATTATGATGTTTTAATTAACGGAATTAGTACTGCTCAAAAAGTACCCTTTATAAGCTATGGTGGAAGAAGATATGTCCACTTTGATTCTATACTCAAAACTTTCTTGAACGTTGGAGATATGGGCTATATCTTCAATGATCAAGCAAAAAGAGTAGAAATAGGGGCTTTTGTGAAAAATAAAAATGGGGTGTGGTTGAGTGATTTAGAATATTTCAATAAAGAAGGGAGTTACTATAATTTTGGCTTTAATGCAACTGATGTTGTTATAAATGGAAAAAAGTTTTATAAGAATATATGGTGGAACTATTGGGCTGATACCGCTCAGAAATTCAGACTAAATTATAAGCTACACGGTAAATATACAAAATTACAATTCAAATATGGCGTATCTGATTTTTCTGGAAAAGGCTCAAAAGGTGCAGTAAGAATTTATGGTGATAATGAACTTCTTGGTGAGTATACTTGTGAGCTTTATGATGACCCAAAATCAGCAACTGTGAACATAACCGGTGTTAATTATTTGACTGTAGAATTTGAAAGTTTTCCAAATGGCGAGGGTAAAATTTATATGAATATTTGTGACCCACTTCTTATTCCATAA
- a CDS encoding helix-turn-helix domain-containing protein, whose amino-acid sequence MTYKVLIADDEKIVVDSIKFILENNLNTDFEISIFTSGREALENLLFYSYHIAFIDIKMPDLDGLELIEEYRKMKNSEFPIFIIVSAYDRFEFAKKAIKEKAFAYILKPYSIEDIISTMHSAIAQVDSILARTKENIEKNAQLIVMRNLLENSFIPTLIFKNAFDIVDVNQYEKIFGINLKSGFLMVLTLKDKSDLVSSFKELDNIRKDIKISFEHKALTSIGMGEYLICFFPSQSQKEAEVLQEKIQEILKQKPYWNSIKIGFSDLYYLEEGYENAFWEAYYSTLDLEFPEENEENEHLLLLTENLEAKLIHSINNPTQIPMIENYITQLCKLYIELFGENNLKYKVIKLIIMLLLETGIATSDESIDVEKLISQILNSSYEQIVEIFKKAVLSLFSKAKTKHEQIINNDSINKAIEFINQNYSEEITLSQISSTFNFNPYYFSKLFKKYTGVSFKTYLTKLRIQKACQLLKNTSKSIKEISFAVGFSDPNYFIKAFKKFTGMTPSAFRSSSVDINSI is encoded by the coding sequence ATGACGTATAAAGTTTTAATTGCTGACGATGAAAAAATAGTTGTGGATTCTATTAAATTTATACTTGAAAATAATCTGAATACAGATTTTGAAATTTCTATATTTACATCAGGTAGAGAAGCACTTGAAAACTTGCTTTTTTATTCTTACCATATAGCTTTTATAGACATTAAAATGCCAGACTTAGATGGACTTGAACTTATAGAAGAGTACAGAAAAATGAAAAATTCAGAGTTTCCAATTTTTATTATTGTTTCTGCATACGACAGGTTTGAGTTTGCCAAAAAAGCAATAAAGGAAAAGGCATTTGCATATATCCTAAAACCGTATTCAATAGAAGATATAATCTCAACTATGCACTCTGCAATAGCTCAAGTAGATAGCATTTTGGCAAGGACAAAAGAGAACATAGAAAAAAATGCACAGCTGATTGTGATGAGAAACTTGCTTGAAAACAGTTTTATACCTACCTTAATATTCAAAAATGCATTCGATATTGTTGATGTAAATCAATATGAAAAAATCTTTGGAATAAATCTTAAAAGCGGGTTTTTAATGGTTTTGACACTCAAAGACAAAAGTGATTTGGTCTCAAGCTTCAAAGAACTTGACAATATCCGAAAAGACATAAAAATCTCATTTGAACACAAAGCTTTAACATCAATTGGCATGGGTGAGTATCTTATTTGTTTTTTCCCGTCTCAATCACAGAAAGAAGCAGAGGTTTTGCAAGAAAAAATTCAAGAAATTCTAAAACAAAAACCTTACTGGAATAGTATCAAAATTGGATTTAGTGACCTTTATTACTTAGAAGAAGGATATGAAAATGCATTCTGGGAGGCATACTATTCAACCCTTGACTTGGAATTCCCAGAAGAAAATGAAGAAAATGAGCATCTCCTTCTATTGACAGAAAATTTAGAAGCAAAACTGATTCATTCTATCAACAACCCAACACAAATTCCAATGATAGAAAACTATATAACCCAGCTTTGCAAATTATACATTGAACTTTTTGGGGAAAATAACCTAAAATACAAAGTGATAAAACTTATTATAATGTTATTGCTTGAAACTGGAATAGCAACAAGCGATGAGTCTATTGATGTAGAAAAATTAATTTCGCAAATACTTAATTCTTCTTATGAACAGATTGTAGAAATATTTAAAAAAGCTGTGCTTTCACTTTTTAGCAAGGCAAAAACCAAGCATGAACAGATTATAAACAATGATTCGATTAACAAAGCAATAGAATTTATAAACCAAAACTACAGTGAGGAAATTACACTTTCACAGATAAGCTCAACTTTTAACTTTAACCCATATTATTTCAGTAAATTGTTTAAAAAATACACAGGTGTAAGTTTTAAGACATACCTTACAAAGCTTAGAATTCAAAAGGCTTGTCAGCTTCTGAAAAATACATCAAAGAGTATAAAGGAAATATCATTTGCTGTTGGTTTTTCTGACCCGAACTATTTTATCAAGGCTTTCAAAAAGTTCACTGGAATGACACCCTCTGCATTTAGAAGCTCATCAGTAGATATAAATTCAATATAA
- the nagA gene encoding N-acetylglucosamine-6-phosphate deacetylase, translated as MRKYILVKKIFNEYSFIKDNVLVVEDGIILGTQNGIDTGKDEIIDRRDFILSPGFVDKHTHGIGGVDFFEVTADDLKTIQNYYFKHGVTTVLPTIVSAPFENIYKLAKAIKEAKKDPNFKLNIPGIFLEGPFINPAKKGAHDERFLQKPTVEKLDELISNCEEKIVDIVLAPELLDNPNEFISKAIEHGINISLGHTESSFEQAAKAHLLGAKNIVHLFNAMPQLHHRQNSITTYALLSDIKVELICDLIHLSPEIIKLTYKLKGAENIILISDSIAATELSDGEYSLGSLRVKVENGICKLADGTIAGSTLTIDKAVKNLVKIGIRLEDALMAATYNPSKLFSLECATIKEGFRADFVLMDENLNVKEVYVGGELVYKAI; from the coding sequence ATGAGAAAATACATCTTGGTCAAAAAAATTTTTAATGAATATTCTTTTATCAAAGACAATGTCTTGGTTGTAGAAGATGGAATAATTCTGGGAACGCAAAATGGAATTGATACTGGAAAAGATGAGATTATAGACAGAAGAGATTTTATTTTATCACCTGGATTTGTTGACAAACACACACATGGTATTGGTGGAGTTGATTTTTTTGAGGTAACGGCAGATGATTTAAAAACAATCCAAAACTACTATTTTAAACATGGTGTTACAACTGTTCTGCCAACAATTGTATCAGCTCCGTTTGAAAACATATATAAGCTTGCAAAAGCTATCAAAGAGGCAAAGAAAGACCCAAATTTTAAGCTAAACATCCCCGGGATATTCTTAGAGGGGCCATTTATAAACCCTGCCAAAAAAGGTGCGCATGATGAGAGATTTTTGCAAAAGCCGACAGTTGAGAAATTAGATGAATTAATTTCTAATTGTGAAGAAAAAATTGTTGATATTGTGCTTGCTCCAGAACTACTTGACAATCCCAATGAGTTTATTTCAAAGGCAATCGAACATGGAATCAATATCTCTCTTGGGCACACAGAAAGCAGTTTTGAACAGGCAGCAAAAGCACACCTTCTTGGTGCAAAAAATATTGTTCACCTTTTTAACGCAATGCCACAGCTACATCACAGACAGAATTCTATTACAACTTATGCGCTTTTGAGCGATATAAAAGTGGAGCTAATTTGCGACCTTATTCACCTATCACCTGAGATTATAAAACTTACATACAAGCTGAAAGGTGCAGAGAACATTATACTAATCAGTGATTCTATTGCTGCAACAGAACTTAGTGATGGTGAATATAGTTTAGGAAGCCTAAGAGTAAAAGTTGAAAATGGAATTTGTAAATTAGCAGATGGTACCATTGCTGGCAGCACATTGACGATTGATAAGGCAGTGAAGAACCTGGTAAAAATCGGAATTAGATTAGAGGATGCTCTCATGGCAGCAACTTACAATCCATCAAAACTTTTTTCACTTGAGTGCGCTACGATAAAAGAAGGCTTTAGGGCAGATTTTGTATTGATGGATGAGAATTTAAATGTAAAAGAGGTATATGTTGGGGGAGAGCTTGTATATAAGGCTATATAG